The genomic stretch TTGGCGAAGCGGGTGGTGAGATCGACGACGAAGTCCTTCATCGGTTCGGAGTCGAAGGGAACGTAATGCGTGTATTGCTCGTAGAGCGTGTGGTGGGTGAAGATCACCGGCAGATTCATGGAGGCTCCGATCCGAAGGGCTGAGTCGCCGAGCAGGAACGGGTGGTGTGTATGCAGAATCTGGGGACGGAACTTCTCGATGCGGTCGGTGACCTCCGCGGCGAGCGGCAGGCTGACCGAGAAGTCGCTGCCGTTGAATTGTTGCAGCGCACGCGTGCGCACCACCGAGCGCTCGATGCGGCGCGGCGCCGGGCCCTCCGGGAATTCGGGTGCGACCACGAGCACGCGATGGCGCGCGCGGCGGTAGTCCTCAAGGAAAGTCTGGACCGAGCGGGCGACGCCGCCGACGTGCGGGAGAAACGTGTTTGTGAAGAAGCAGATTTTCATCGCTGGTGAAGAGGGAACGTGGACGCGCTCTCCTCAGGTTTCGTGCCAGCGGCTCTCGCCCCGAGCAGAGGCTGCGGCACCGATGCCGCGGGCGTGCGATGTGCATGCCCGATTCGAGCCGTTCGATGCCGCGTGCAGCGCGTGCGATCAGAGCAGGCCCATGCGCTTGCGTTTCCGGTAGAGCGTAGCGGTGTCGATCCCGAGGATCGATGCGGCACGTTCGAGACTGGGCGCTTTGGCGAGGATGCGACGGATGTGTTCGTTCTCCAAGTCTTGGATCGAGACCAAGTAGCCGGGACGAATCGCGGTGTCTCGATTCTCGTGGAACTCTCCGGGTAGATCTTCCGGCACGATTTCGTCGCCTCGACACATGATCACCGCGCGTTCGATCACGTTGCGCAACTCGCGCAAGTTTCCAGGCCACGGATAGTGCGTAATCGCTTCCAAGGCCGGGCGAGAGAACTTCAGGCGTGGTTGCCCTTTGGTCTTGGCGAAGAAACGCAGGTAATTTTCCGCCAGCCCCACGAGATCCGAAGGGCGATCCGCGAGTGCGGGCATTTCGATCGTGATGACCTTGAGGCGGTAGAAGAGGTCTTCGCGGAAGCGCCCGGCACCGACTTCGGCGGCGAGATCGCGATTGGTGGCGGCGATCAGTCGGATGTCGGCCTTGCGAGTCTTGGTGTCGCCCAAGCGCTCGTACTCGCGGTCCTGCAGCAAGCGCAGCAGCTTGGGTTGGATCTCGAGCGGCAGTTCGCCGATCTCGTCGAGAAAGAGCGTGCCACCGTCGGCGGCGGCAACCTTGCCCCACGTGTCCTTCATCGCGCCGGTGAACGCGCCCTTCACGTGACCGAACAATTCGCTCTCGAGCAGTTCGCGCGAGAGGCTGGGGCAATTGATCGTCACGAACGCTTGGTCCTTGCGGCGCGAACGCTCGTGTATCGACCGCGCCAATACGGTCTTTCCGGTCCCGCTCGGTCCCAGCACGAGAATCGTGGCTTCCGAAGGCGCGGCGCGAAAGGCGGTTTCGAACGCGCGCCGCACGATCGGTTCTTCCGATTCGAGTTGGAGAGTGGGATGGCTCTCGGCGACTTGGCCCTCGAGATTGCGGACTCGGTTGAGTACCTGTCGCTCGCCTTCCAAGCGTGCGAGCTTCTGTTTGATCTCTTCGGGGATGAAGGGCTTTTGGATGTAGTCGTACGCGCCGCGGCGCATCGCCTCGACCGCGGACTCGATCGACGCTTGTGCGGTGAACACGATAACGGGCTGCTGGAACTCGCGGGCGCGTAAATCGGAGAGTACCTCGAGACCGTTTTCGGAGCCGAGCATGACGTCGAGGAAGAGCGCGTCGATGGGCTCCTCTTCGAGCAGCCGGATGGCTTGGCGGGAGTTCTCCGCGGTGTGCGTGACGTGGCCCATGGAGCGGAGTGCGTAGCTCGTGGTCCGGAGGATGTTCGCTTGGTCGTCGACGATGAGAATGTTCATGGATTCTGGCCGAAGAATTGCGGCTTCGTGCATAATGCCGCATGCGTGCCGAACGCGGTTGCCGGGGACGATTTCATCGATCTCGGCGGGTGCAGGGGCGAGCTCGGCGATCGCGCATGTGCATGGGGACCATGAGAATGGGCATGAGTTGCGGCCCGCGTGATTTATCGCCGAAAGCTCGCCGAAACGGAAGGGCCGGAGGGCGAAAGACGTGCGTAATGCAACGAGAGTTTCATGCCGGGCAGCAGAATGCACGAGAGGTCGCCAGCGGGCGCGACCCGGCGATCGGAAAGAGGCGACAGTGGGGGCGTGCGGTTTACAACGTGCACCTTCCAGCGGCTCGTGCGATTTGCCACGAGAACCCGAACACGAGGACGGGCGAGGTGCGCTTGGGTGGATCCACAAATCGCGGCAGATCAGCGTGATGAGAGCCCGATCCA from Opitutales bacterium ASA1 encodes the following:
- the algB gene encoding sigma-54-dependent response regulator transcription factor AlgB; amino-acid sequence: MNILIVDDQANILRTTSYALRSMGHVTHTAENSRQAIRLLEEEPIDALFLDVMLGSENGLEVLSDLRAREFQQPVIVFTAQASIESAVEAMRRGAYDYIQKPFIPEEIKQKLARLEGERQVLNRVRNLEGQVAESHPTLQLESEEPIVRRAFETAFRAAPSEATILVLGPSGTGKTVLARSIHERSRRKDQAFVTINCPSLSRELLESELFGHVKGAFTGAMKDTWGKVAAADGGTLFLDEIGELPLEIQPKLLRLLQDREYERLGDTKTRKADIRLIAATNRDLAAEVGAGRFREDLFYRLKVITIEMPALADRPSDLVGLAENYLRFFAKTKGQPRLKFSRPALEAITHYPWPGNLRELRNVIERAVIMCRGDEIVPEDLPGEFHENRDTAIRPGYLVSIQDLENEHIRRILAKAPSLERAASILGIDTATLYRKRKRMGLL